A single genomic interval of Musa acuminata AAA Group cultivar baxijiao chromosome BXJ3-4, Cavendish_Baxijiao_AAA, whole genome shotgun sequence harbors:
- the LOC135636040 gene encoding peroxidase 72-like has protein sequence MALSISFLVLLTALALSPLCFAFPHGGPFLFPQFYDRSCPKAHEIVKSIVAKAVAKEARMAASLLRLHFHDCFVKGCDASILLDSSKTIVSEKMSVPNRNSVRGFEVIDEIKSALEKACPHTVSCADILALAARDSTVLVGGPYWEVPLGRRDSLGASIQGSNNHIPAPNNTLQTIITKFKLKGLDLVDLVALSGSHTIGQSRCTSFRQRLYNQTGNGLADFTLVPAYAASLRSRCPRSGGDQNLFPLDLVSPTKFDNHYFKNLVAKKGLLSSDEILFTNSPATKKLVELYAANGELFFQHFARSIVKMGNITPLTGSMGEIRKNCRKVNHA, from the exons ATGGCTCTTTCAATCAGCTTCCTTGTGCTTCTCACAGCCCTCGCTCTTTCTCCTCTTTGCTTCGCCTTCCCTCACGGTGGTCCGTTCCTCTTCCCACAGTTCTACGACCGCTCATGCCCCAAAGCTCATGAGATCGTGAAGTCCATCGTAGCAAAAGCTGTAGCTAAGGAAGCACGGATGGCTGCTTCCCTGCTTCGTCTCCACTTCCACGACTGCTTCGTTAAG GGTTGCGACGCATCGATTCTGCTGGACAGCAGCAAGACGATCGTGAGCGAGAAGATGTCCGTCCCCAATCGGAACTCTGTGAGGGGGTTCGAGGTCATCGATGAGATCAAGTCTGCGCTGGAGAAGGCATGCCCTCACACAGTGTCCTGCGCCGACATATTAGCTCTTGCTGCCCGAGACTCCACTGTCCTG GTTGGTGGCCCTTACTGGGAGGTTCCACTAGGAAGGAGGGACTCACTGGGAGCAAGCATACAGGGTTCGAATAACCACATCCCTGCTCCCAACAACACTCTGCAGACCATCATCACCAAGTTCaagctcaagggactcgacctcgTCGATCTCGTTGCACTCTCCG GTAGCCACACGATCGGGCAGTCGCGGTGCACCAGTTTCCGGCAGAGGCTGTACAACCAGACCGGGAACGGACTCGCCGACTTCACCCTTGTTCCGGCGTACGCGGCTAGTCTGAGGAGCCGCTGCCCACGCTCCGGCGGTGACCAGAACCTCTTCCCCTTGGATCTCGTGAGCCCGACCAAGTTCGACAACCATTACTTCAAAAACCTGGTGGCCAAGAAGGGCCTCCTCAGCTCCGACGAGATCCTCTTCACCAACAGCCCCGCGACGAAGAAGCTGGTGGAGCTTTACGCGGCCAACGGCGAGCTCTTCTTCCAGCACTTTGCGAGGTCCATAGTGAAGATGGGCAACATCACCCCTCTCACGGGGAGCATGGGTGAGATCAGGAAGAACTGCAGGAAGGTTAACCACGCATGA
- the LOC103981342 gene encoding pentatricopeptide repeat-containing protein At4g21065-like, whose protein sequence is MADVYSLGHAMQLHALIIKTRNCQHHHSSPGHSFATNAVVRAYARSERPRDALLFFLHLQQHAPAPLPNHFTVTFLLASCARRCAASEGRQLHALAHKCGFKADRHVQNSLIHMYCSCGQVDQAAKVFDGMANRDVVSWTSMIGGAVEVNRPLYALRLFDSMQSDGVTPNDVTVVSVLGACAEVGSLSVGRRVHQMTVQARLDSKPKVATSLIDMYAKCGCIVCAERLFEQMGNKDVYAWTAMISGLASHGRCDDALSLFHQMVDVGVQPNERTVTAALCACRSAGWVTEGYRIYNYMHRYGLRPKIQHYGCMVDLLARAGHLDEAEGFLRRMPIEPDSVLWRTLIWASRLHGEHDRAERLMTEWQQLEVNTTDSGSYVLIGNIYASMGDWGKKARIRESMASKNINKLPGYSRIEVDGVLHEFEAGDSGHPEAHKIYEKINEMMEKIKLEGYHPKASEVLLDMEDNKKVLQLHHHSERLAVAFGLLSTNPGEKILVVKNLRSCEDCHTVMKLVSKVYDREITVRDRIRFHHFVNGSCSCRDFW, encoded by the coding sequence ATGGCAGACGTCTACTCTCTCGGCCATGCAATGCAGCTCCATGCTCTAATCATCAAAACCAGGAACTGTCAACACCATCACTCTTCCCCTGGACACTCCTTCGCCACCAACGCCGTCGTCCGAGCTTACGCCCGGTCCGAGCGGCCCCGAGatgccctcctcttcttcctccacctccaACAACACGCTCCTGCTCCCCTCCCCAACCACTTCACTGTCACGTTCCTCCTCGCCTCCTGCGCCCGTCGCTGCGCCGCCTCCGAGGGCCGGCAGCTCCACGCCCTGGCCCACAAGTGCGGCTTTAAAGCCGATCGCCACGTGCAGAATTCCCTCATCCACATGTATTGTAGCTGCGGCCAGGTCGACCAGGCAGCCAAGGTATTCGACGGAATGGCTAACAGGGACGTCGTCTCTTGGACCTCCATGATCGGGGGAGCCGTCGAGGTGAACCGACCTCTCTATGCACTTCGTTTGTTCGACTCCATGCAGAGCGATGGAGTCACCCCAAATGATGTGACAGTCGTGTCTGTACTCGGAGCTTGTGCAGAGGTGGGATCTCTGAGCGTTGGCCGCCGAGTGCATCAGATGACTGTACAAGCAAGGCTTGACTCTAAACCTAAGGTTGCAACGTCTCTGATAGACATGTATGCAAAATGTGGCTGCATTGTCTGTGCAGAGAGGCTATTTGAACAGATGGGCAATAAGGATGTTTACGCATGGACAGCCATGATTTCTGGACTTGCAAGCCATGGGAGGTGCGACGATGCTCTCAGCCTGTTCCATCAGATGGTAGACGTGGGAGTGCAGCCTAACGAGAGGACTGTCACTGCAGCACTATGCGCTTGCAGGAGTGCAGGGTGGGTCACAGAGGGCTATCGTATCTATAATTACATGCATCGGTATGGGCTGAGGCCAAAGATTCAGCATTACGGATGTATGGTTGATCTACTTGCCCGAGCTGGGCATTTAGATGAAGCTGAAGGATTTCTTCGAAGGATGCCAATAGAGCCTGACAGTGTTTTGTGGAGGACACTGATTTGGGCATCAAGGTTACATGGAGAACATGACCGAGCAGAGCGTCTGATGACAGAGTGGCAGCAGCTTGAGGTGAACACAACTGATAGTGGAAGCTACGTGCTGATTGGTAACATATATGCTTCTATGGGGGATTGGGGAAAGAAGGCAAGAATTAGGGAGTCAATGGCTTCTAAAAATATCAACAAACTCCCTGGTTATAGTAGGATAGAAGTTGATGGAGTGTTACATGAGTTTGAGGCAGGGGATAGCGGGCATCCGGAAGCACATAAGATATATGAGAAAATCAATGAAATGATGGAGAAAATAAAATTGGAAGGTTATCATCCCAAAGCATCTGAGGTGTTGCTTGATATGGAAGATAATAAGAAAGTTTTGCAACTGCATCACCATAGTGAGAGACTTGCAGTGGCATTTGGGTTGCTCAGCACTAACCCAGGGGAGAAAATCCTGGTTGTGAAGAACTTGAGGTCTTGTGAGGATTGCCACACTGTAATGAAGCTTGTTTCTAAGGTCTATGATCGGGAGATAACCGTTAGGGATAGAATCAGGTTCCATCACTTCGTCAATGGTTCCTGTTCTTGCAGGGATTTCTGGTAA
- the LOC103981345 gene encoding protein kinase and PP2C-like domain-containing protein translates to MVVVEMAEANTNTCFRGCCSSSSIPLHLPASSFTLLSAIAKGAESTVYEARLHDGTRVAAKKPVLSTADDIDRFHRQLQLLCKLDHPGLAKLVAANARPPNYLLFFEHYESRSVAEKLHVEEWSPSVDQVIAIAYDLAKALQYLHSLGIVHRDVKPANILLDRNLYPHLADFGLATYKKDLKHVSVENWRSTGKPTGGFHKRNMVGTLIYMAPEILRKDIHTEKSDVYSFAVSINELLTGVVPYTDLRAEAQAHTVLEMSYTEQQLTAAVVSSGLRPALANPESGAPPSLLSLIERSWDQNPLNRPSFDDIVKELYSLMKHRDISSLPLFTPNDQCQDSNDDLKYIQEDLNWLSRGEELAKKALAEKSNITSWSSSVHDSLQYKPVLSWGSFATCGRREKMEDAHFMLPHLCNEKDVHAFGIFDGHRGAAAAEFSSRALPGFLRNSDYICSPADSLIEAFLKTDLAFRDELVLHCNSRRITQKDWHPGCTAVTALIVGNKIFVANAGDCRAIISRSGSPFPMSKDHVASSPEERMRVMGEGVEVKWQVDTWRVGPAALQVTRSIGDDDLKPAVTANPEIIVTCISADDDFLVMASDGLWDVISNEEVVSIIKDTVKEPSMCSKRLATEAAARGSKDNITVIVVFLRPVSTAERIY, encoded by the exons atggtggtggtggagatggcgGAGGCGAACACGAACACCTGCTTCCGTGGCTGCTGCAGCAGCTCCTCCATCCCCCTCCACCTCCCAGCCTCCTCGTTCACCCTCCTCTCCGCCATCGCGAAAG GTGCCGAGAGCACCGTCTACGAGGCGAGGCTCCACGATGGAACCAGGGTCGCCGCCAAGAAACCCGTCCTCTCCACCGCCGACGACATCGACCGCTTCCACCGCCAACTCCAGCTCCTCTG TAAGCTGGATCACCCGGGGCTAGCGAAGTTGGTGGCGGCGAACGCCAGGCCGCCCAACTACCTGCTCTTCTTCGAGCACTACGAATCGAGGAGCGTGGCCGAGAAGTTGCATGTCGAGGAGTGGAGCCCTAGCGTTGATCAAGTGATCGCCATCGCTTATGACCTAG CAAAAGCTCTTCAATACCTACACAGCCTTGGAATTGTACATAGAGATGTTAAACCTGCAAATATTCTT CTTGACAGGAACCTTTATCCACACCTAGCTGATTTTGGTTTGGCCACATATAAAAAGGATCTTAAACATGTATCAGTTGAGAATTGGAGATCAACTGGCAAGCCTACCGGTGGATTTCACAAAAGGAACATGGTGGGAACTCTCATCTATATGGCGCCAGAAATTCTAAGGAAGGATATTCACACAGAGAAATCAGATGTCTACAGTTTTGCAGTATCTATCAA TGAGCTTCTTACTGGAGTTGTTCCTTACACAGATCTACGAGCTGAAGCCCAG GCCCACACAGTGCTTGAAATGAGCTACACCGAACAACAACTTACAGCAGCAGTTGTCTCCAGTGGTTTGCGGCCTGCTCTCGCTAACCCTGAATCTGGTGCTCCGCCAAGTCTATTATCTCTTATTGAAAGGTCTTGGGATCAAAATCCTTTGAATAGGCCTTCTTTTGATGATATAGTCAAGGAATTGTACTCGCTCATGaagcatagagacatatctagttTACCATTATTTACTCCCAATGATCAATGTCAAGACAGCAACGATGACCTCAAATATATTCAAGAAGATTTGAATTGGTTATCTCGTGGAGAAGAATTAGCCAAGAAAGCACTTGCTGAAAAATCAAATATTACATCCTGGTCTAGTTCTGTTCATGATTCTCTACAGTACAAGCCAGTTTTGTCTTGGGGATCATTTGCAACATGTGGAAGAAGGGAGAAAATGGAAGATGCGCATTTCATGCTTCCACACCTGTGCAATGAGAAGGATGTTCATGCTTTTGGAATCTTTGATGGTCATCGAG GTGCAGCAGCTGCTGAATTTTCTTCCAGAGCACTGCCAGGATTCCTACGGAATTCTGATTATATATGCAG TCCTGCAGATTCACTTATTGAAGCTTTTCTAAAGACGGACTTAGCATTCAGGGATGAGCTAGTGTTGCACTGTAACTCGAGAAGAATTACTCAGAAAGATTGGCATCCTGGTTGCACGGCAGTTACAGCACTAATAGTGGGGAACAAAATTTTTGTTGCAAATGCTGGTGATTGTCGGGCAATTATAAGTCGTTCAGGCAGCCCATTTCCAATGAGTAAG GATCATGTTGCAAGCTCTCCTGAGGAAAGAATGCGTGTCATGGGAGAAGGTGTCGAAGTGAAATGGCAAGTAGATACATGGAGGGTTGGACCAGCTGCACTTCAG GTTACACGATCAATTGGTGATGATGATCTAAAGCCTGCAGTAACAGCGAATCCTGAGATAATTGTTACTTGTATTTCGGCAGATGATGACTTCCTG GTGATGGCTAGTGATGGACTCTGGGACGTAATAAGCAATGAGGAGGTGGTGTCCATCATCAAAGACACTGTCAAGGAGCCGTCAATGTGTTCGAAGAGGCTGGCCACCGAAGCTGCTGCACGTGGCAGCAAAGACAACATCACGGTCATTGTTGTTTTCCTTCGTCCAGTCTCAACTGCCGAGAGAATTTATTAG
- the LOC135634988 gene encoding membrane protein PM19L-like, with the protein MLPWPDKQGTKPGWQAPPPVYISSSSSSSSSSGSSSRGGVIDPSITLIIFHLAMSAEGMKPVASLLLFLNFCMYVIVASIGGWALNFAIDHGFTIGQGLALPAHFSPVYFPMGNQATGFFVIFALIAGVVGAAAAIAGIQHARRWNSDTLPSAASSAVIAWGLTLVAMGLACKEINLEGRNTRLRTMEAFLIILSATQLVYILAIHGGIFGRR; encoded by the exons ATGCTTCCATGGCCTGACAAGCAAGGAACAAAACCTGGCTGGCAGGCGCCACCTCCAGTTTAtataagcagcagcagcagcagcagcagcagcagcggtagcaGCAGCAGAGGCGGCGTCATCGATCCATCCATCACCCTCATCATCTTCCACCTTGCAATGTCGGCCGAGGGGATGAAGCCTGTCGCTTCGCTTCTGCTGTTCCTCAACTTCTGCATGTACGTCATCGTGGCATCAATCGGCGGATGGGCGCTCAACTTCGCCATCGATCACGGGTTCACGATAG GTCAAGGCCTTGCACTACCAGCTCACTTCTCCCCGGTCTACTTCCCGATGGGCAACCAGGCCACGGGCTTCTTCGTGATCTTTGCGCTGATAGCTGGTGTCGTGGGCGCCGCGGCGGCCATCGCCGGAATCCAGCATGCCCGCAGATGGAACTCTGATACCTTGCCGTCTGCTGCGTCCTCAGCCGTGATAGCTTGGGGCCTAACTCTTGTTGCCATGGG TCTGGCTTGCAAAGAGATCAATTTGGAGGGAAGAAACACTCGCCTG AGGACAATGGAGGCCTTCTTGATCATTCTGTCAGCCACACAGCTGGTGTACATTCTTGCGATCCATGGAGGGATATTTGGCAGAAGGTGA